A region from the uncultured Draconibacterium sp. genome encodes:
- a CDS encoding tetratricopeptide repeat protein, whose product MIKFVRIVSFLIAVLVTVVSIFFIDAEQELSEAQAAYRSGDIDQAIRKARRANHAFSDNNKKTSAYYVQAKAAAQMNWTNKSGDYLDDLLRLNPEHVSGLLLRGEIRIQQGDNSGALEDMNKGLELASENIADNRLAYALSKRGLAFLALNQVDNAENDARKAIQLSAKLPEAYDLMSRVMEQKGDFERAVAACDKAYKLLLEKDRFAMITPEGQQLSERLVHLKVKYLQSK is encoded by the coding sequence ATGATAAAATTTGTACGAATAGTATCTTTTTTAATCGCAGTGCTGGTTACTGTTGTAAGCATTTTTTTTATTGATGCCGAGCAAGAATTGTCCGAAGCTCAAGCGGCTTACAGGAGTGGAGATATTGACCAGGCAATTCGAAAAGCACGAAGAGCAAACCATGCGTTTTCGGATAACAACAAAAAGACGAGTGCCTATTATGTTCAGGCAAAGGCAGCGGCACAAATGAATTGGACAAATAAATCGGGGGATTATTTGGATGACCTATTACGATTAAACCCGGAACATGTTAGCGGATTGTTGTTACGTGGTGAAATTCGTATACAACAGGGCGATAACTCCGGTGCTTTGGAGGATATGAATAAGGGACTTGAATTGGCGTCGGAGAATATAGCTGATAATCGTCTGGCTTATGCATTGTCGAAAAGAGGATTGGCTTTTTTAGCTCTAAACCAGGTTGATAATGCAGAAAATGATGCCAGGAAAGCAATTCAGCTCTCCGCTAAATTGCCAGAAGCTTACGATTTGATGAGCCGGGTGATGGAGCAAAAGGGCGATTTTGAAAGAGCGGTTGCCGCTTGCGATAAAGCCTACAAATTATTACTTGAAAAAGATAGATTTGCCATGATTACGCCTGAAGGGCAACAACTTTCCGAGCGGCTGGTACACTTGAAAGTAAAGTATTTACAATCAAAATAG
- a CDS encoding helix-turn-helix transcriptional regulator: MIKTIALLSPVYATLFWGVTLLIQRRPANQSRFVLGIFMLFACMLYVSHTVFFLEFYHTYSFFESIYLYAGLSVYPLFYTYILLLSTIRFNTRRHLLHFLPGILFGVVALILTSLLTPDQRIYYVKHILINENLKNIDTTTLTGVKALVFLISRIIFILQTVIYLIFGIRIANQHNKTINNFFSETEGKRMNWVRDISILVLGVSLAAISFALLGRSYFVQHDLLLLLPSAFFTVFFFILGHKGNLQQPIYERLYENDEELSYQEDAPPEENNLKERLLVLFEENKIYRLNDLRIHTISESLHTNRTYISRLINEEFQMNFNEFVNQYRIKEAKELLSTRASTKYTMEYIAEQAGFGSVASFSRVFKEIEGVTPGKYRLMHNKD; encoded by the coding sequence ATGATAAAAACAATTGCTCTGCTTTCTCCCGTCTATGCAACCTTGTTTTGGGGTGTTACCCTTTTGATTCAAAGGCGACCTGCCAATCAAAGTCGTTTTGTATTGGGTATTTTTATGCTCTTTGCCTGTATGCTTTACGTTTCACATACTGTATTTTTTCTGGAATTCTACCATACTTACTCTTTCTTCGAAAGCATTTATTTGTACGCAGGCCTATCGGTGTATCCGTTATTTTATACCTACATTTTACTATTGAGTACTATTCGGTTTAACACCAGGCGGCATTTACTCCATTTTCTTCCGGGCATTCTGTTTGGGGTTGTTGCCTTAATATTAACCTCCTTGCTAACTCCCGACCAACGAATTTACTACGTTAAGCACATACTGATAAACGAGAATCTTAAAAACATTGATACCACTACCCTTACAGGAGTTAAAGCATTGGTTTTTTTGATTAGTAGAATCATTTTCATTCTTCAAACAGTTATCTATCTCATTTTCGGAATTCGTATTGCAAACCAGCACAACAAAACCATTAACAACTTTTTTTCAGAAACTGAGGGCAAACGAATGAACTGGGTAAGGGATATTAGTATTCTGGTCTTAGGTGTTTCACTTGCTGCCATTAGTTTTGCCTTGCTTGGCCGCAGCTATTTTGTACAACACGATTTATTACTTCTGTTGCCTTCTGCCTTTTTTACAGTTTTCTTTTTCATTTTAGGCCATAAAGGCAATTTACAGCAACCCATTTACGAACGTTTGTATGAAAACGACGAAGAATTAAGCTACCAGGAAGATGCCCCGCCGGAAGAAAACAACCTAAAAGAAAGACTATTGGTTCTTTTTGAAGAGAATAAAATTTACCGTTTGAACGATTTGCGTATCCATACTATTTCTGAATCGTTGCATACCAACCGCACCTATATTTCGCGTTTGATAAACGAAGAGTTTCAAATGAACTTTAACGAGTTTGTAAACCAATACCGTATTAAGGAAGCAAAAGAACTGCTTTCAACACGAGCGAGTACCAAATACACCATGGAATATATTGCCGAACAGGCCGGTTTTGGATCGGTAGCTTCATTTTCGCGTGTTTTTAAAGAAATTGAAGGTGTTACACCTGGCAAATACCGGCTCATGCACAACAAAGACTAG
- a CDS encoding TIM barrel protein, translating to MKRRNFIKNTAATGFALSGLTGALNASAGEKKKSNKAKFNLKYAPSLGTFNEHAGEDPIDNIKFMADQGFRTVFDNSLMKKEPALQEKIANELARKNMDLGPFVLYADFKTKSFVTQNEDIKQMLKDTMQKGLEVQKRTGVKTALIVPGRFDEGLEHGYQMANIIDNLRMCCDIVGPTGLELVMEPLNAWTNHPGLILTKMPEAYMLCVAVNHPSCKIVNDMYHQQITEGNIIPNIDKCWDHIGAFHIGDNPGRKEPGTGEINYLNIFKHIYNKGYNGVLCCEHGKSISGKKGEKAFIEAYRTVDNF from the coding sequence ATGAAACGTAGAAACTTTATAAAAAACACAGCTGCAACCGGTTTTGCACTAAGTGGATTAACCGGAGCCTTAAATGCTTCTGCAGGCGAAAAGAAAAAATCGAATAAAGCAAAATTTAACCTGAAGTATGCCCCAAGCCTGGGCACATTTAACGAACATGCAGGAGAAGATCCGATTGACAACATAAAATTTATGGCCGACCAGGGGTTTCGGACAGTTTTCGACAACAGCCTGATGAAAAAAGAACCGGCCTTGCAGGAGAAAATAGCTAACGAACTGGCACGTAAAAACATGGATTTGGGGCCCTTTGTATTATATGCTGATTTTAAAACAAAATCGTTTGTTACCCAAAACGAAGATATCAAACAAATGCTAAAAGACACCATGCAAAAGGGGCTGGAAGTTCAGAAAAGAACAGGGGTAAAAACAGCATTGATTGTGCCCGGAAGATTTGATGAAGGCCTGGAACATGGCTACCAAATGGCCAATATTATTGACAACCTGCGTATGTGTTGTGACATTGTTGGCCCCACAGGCCTGGAGCTGGTTATGGAACCATTAAACGCATGGACCAACCACCCGGGATTAATTTTAACCAAAATGCCCGAGGCCTATATGCTTTGTGTAGCCGTTAACCACCCCAGTTGTAAAATTGTTAACGACATGTACCACCAGCAAATTACCGAAGGAAACATTATCCCCAACATCGATAAATGCTGGGATCACATTGGCGCTTTTCACATTGGCGATAATCCCGGGCGCAAAGAACCCGGAACTGGTGAAATAAATTACCTGAACATTTTTAAACACATTTACAACAAAGGATATAACGGAGTGCTGTGCTGCGAACATGGTAAAAGCATATCAGGCAAAAAAGGAGAAAAAGCCTTTATCGAAGCCTATCGGACAGTAGATAATTTTTAA